In Thunnus maccoyii chromosome 11, fThuMac1.1, whole genome shotgun sequence, one genomic interval encodes:
- the LOC121906979 gene encoding solute carrier family 22 member 4-like, protein MQDYEESVSFLGTWGPYQRRVFFLLCLTSVPCGYNLLSVIFLVATPSHHCHIPIHSNLSQDWIQASIPVQLVAGRPEKSSCSRYELDQVQNLSALGITPSLDHIQNLTALGSNPDVLLSSLKQEGCKDGWTHSTEHYQSTVVTEFNLVCSDQWKQPLTSLMYFLGGLCGCFFSGQISDRFGRKPVLFGAIIALSIFSSAVAFAPSWPVFTVLFFMLGLGQIAGYIVVFVLGSEILIGSTRVLFSNLCLPSFYVFGMMLLPGTASLVRSWRHLSLIMAVPGLACLPLWWLLPESPRWLVSRGRLQEAELLLRLAALENRVDAPNVIFLPTNTEKTASQKSESLSFLDLLRTSNIRHITLKLWLIWFSISVSYFGLSFNMSGLYGNPFLNYFLVSAVELPAYVASWLAARSLPRRLSFTSFTLLGALALLLIQITLHSNPAVTLSLVLVGKFGILAGTGVLYMYTGELSPTSIRNTAMSSCAMFSRVGSSVSPYLLQLAVFYQFLPWIVVGSLSLLSVLLCILLPETFRQPLPDTIQQLALSQRFRWPWDSTPPPKDDGKSAKDQTTAPEIICTTHL, encoded by the exons ATGCAGGACTATGAGGAGTCAGTGTCATTCCTGGGGACCTGGGGCCCGTACCAGAGGAGAgtcttcttcctgctctgtcTCACCTCCGTTCCATGCGGATACAACCTCCTGTCTGTCATCTTCCTGGTGGCTACCCCCTCCCATCACTGCCACATCCCTATCCACAGCAACCTGAGCCAGGATTGGATCCAAGCCAGCATCCCAGTACAG CTTGTGGCCGGGAGGCCGGAGAAGAGCAGCTGTAGCCGGTATGAGCTGGACCAGGTCCAGAACTTGTCTGCATTGGGTATCACACCCAGCTTGGACCATATCCAAAACCTGACTGCACTGGGTTCAAATCCAGATGTCCTTCTCTCCAGCCTGAAGCAGGAGGGCTGTAAAGATGGATGGACCCACAGTACTGAGCACTACCAGTCTACTGTAGTTACTGAG TTTAACCTGGTGTGCAGCGACCAATGGAAACAGCCCCTCACCTCTCTCATGTACTTCCTGGGAGGACTGTGCGGATGCTTCTTCTCTGGACAGATCTCTGACCG GTTTGGCAGGAAGCCTGTTCTCTTTGGTGCCATCATCGCGCTTAGTATCTTCAGCAGCGCAGTGGCCTTTGCTCCTTCCTGGCCTGTCTTCACCGTGCTCTTCTTCATGCTGGGCCTTGGTCAAATTGCTGGCTATATAGTTGTGTTTGTTCTGg GGTCAGAGATCCTGATTGGTTCGACCAGAGTCCTCTTCTCCAACCTGTGCTTGCCATCTTTCTATGTGTTTGGTATGATGCTGCTGCCTGGCACCGCCAGCCTGGTCAGAAGCTGGAGACATCTGTCACTGATCATGGCCGTGCCTGGCCTGGCTTGTTTACCCCTCTGGTG GCTGCTTCCAGAGTCCCCTCGTTGGTTGGTGTCTCGTGGCCGTTTGCAGGAAGCAGAACTTTTGTTGAGGTTGGCAGCTCTGGAGAACCGAGTGGACGCTCCAAATGTGATCTTCCTCCCCACCAAC actgaaaaaacagCTAGCCAGAAGTCTGAGTCCCTCAGCTTCCTGGACCTACTGAGGACCTCAAACATTCGACATATCACGCTCAAGCTGTGGCTTATCTG GTTTTCTATAAGTGTCAGCTACTTTGGATTGTCATTCAACATGTCTGGTCTCTATGGCAACCCCTTCTTGAACTACTTCCTGGTATCGGCTGTTGAGCTCCCAGCGTATGTTGCCAGCTGGCTGGCGGCACGCAGTCTTCCTCGCCGCCTGTCGTTCACCAGCTTCACCCTGCTGGGGGCGCTAGCGTTACTTCTCATCCAGatcactctgcaca GTAATCCAGCTGTGACCCTGTCCCTGGTGCTGGTGGGTAAATTTGGTATTCTGGCAGGCACCGGGGTGCTGTACATGTACACTGGTGAGCTTTCTCCCACATCCATCAGGAACACAGCAATGTCGTCCTGTGCTATGTTCTCCAGAGTGGGCTCCTCTGTTTCCCCttacctgctgcagctgg CTGTGTTCTATCAGTTCCTGCCATGGATCGTTGTGGGCAGTCTGTCACTGCTCAGTGTTCTACTCTGCATCCTCCTCCCAGAGACCTTCAGACAGCCGCTACCCGACACCATCCAGCAGCTGGCGCTCTCACAGCG GTTCAGGTGGCCATGGGACTCCACTCCTCCTCCAAAGGATGATGGGAAATCAGCTAAAGACCAGACTACTGCACCTGAGATCATCTGCACGACTCACCTATAA